Proteins found in one Leishmania major strain Friedlin complete genome, chromosome 35 genomic segment:
- a CDS encoding conserved hypothetical protein (previous protein_id=AAZ14464.1) — MHSVPAAAASHVAAVNSAVARGAEASSAADPSTASEFEACCRALSHKVNKAVVEQLPVLENGTVVDLSHNYVGAAGFQAIAVILQHNPNVTEVRAPRNGLTNDAVVLFCRAMRGHQQLSALDLSDNPDVSLAGGLALVNLAQQTPSLRVVKLKGTHVLAAVFDKLTRALEYNASHHGTTSPSVVAALSTAAVVASSSTSPSSAAVAMADEARTLQTLRARVEAALEEGYLIPPASPQTGWRVLDVPILAPPLLFDNEVCLLCNEVFPRLNQEFASHRVILCPVVVGGGAKAVEDNDKASASAVWLRPHRTAGSYNRALHFRPASDITSIVERGRFVTIELIGDLSGDYAQLGASAMLRLQGIPQSAPQRVESHDDEEPEEAAAPLQPVLYEAHEAALRYTRWLIVATRRDTRTLKVPAALAPLLTADPIIAHPDRHRSVVRAVFVGDEGPSPSVAGPAKVAEGCRTGTTSAPGAIPTSLEWDYATEEYQWRRHVDWREHVVATAPVAELVIPQYTATFDCIDAQGGVRLKHLDGFQTAVYARLRTVLEACVAAEASKREAREAAESDAGVTSLSRLLRSIGTQRAWDTTYIQALAASSSGAAKKNLMNRMILYAANPPSRNMLLLHGTDAASLASLMARGAARLQTLQHAYTLAVYTARSALLHEEPTELRSVMTHVVSQLTKDAAVLRYVNAEVDIERLSGFFLQVISGSLASKKVVRPAHASAATTAAARAMCEAGLPGYVAQYTLNTDEEASAGNTASTHAFVVLLDGLEELAMPVQPCGALVHPPRSSGNIAGGGGAEPSSWSTERPAQMPCSAAPSGATSKTQPKPPKTLLDWLLPRALARYVRLIASCVSSSAAFSSFCHLGRDSVDMLGFGAVSANEVEQYLSPASLARVGLVLSEDEYECARSKRDAPIAEYMNYLLDAARSVHEAPGFLTQMQVIQTFPETLQEAAQGVYDRLVHKFGLPVTCNVLGLLMASRWGLLLPELRDLLPSLSMCRLQELLRLLRPALEQQAPVAAAEMMGVGSGNVLLGAVRLTAPSFLEVVQRESLQRVTDELQVENDQRIWHTRLAQYYLSIVYRWLQPGAAADGVPAKVRRVNDASAAEAYVCPETQALHRRAMKEVIYHMTQSGDFWSRMDVTVLSVPFMEQVYELGLGYAYLRDLTAAFNERYQRHLLSEDIGEPSWQQYPLVAENGGAKITAMAADEAQASGTPGSAESSRYALPAVLIRMRDYICFARQYGLLLSLHPTLVAQVALQLPASLLNAVQRDTVTFLCRQLQDNGGLRGSRASLSRVFFSMTSAAAKTEGKQPTHLRPITCAAFLPNRLFVVTASSDRSLAWVNPESGKVAWYARQPTAAVESLTVCRTSAYVAALSEDRTVWVYDGLQGTLVSQCRGSKWFDAPIASLTFSARGRYLWVVTTDARVRCFACESGQLRCTMSLSKLLQVCVDEVSANGEMTQLVGAGATAAEEGMPLASGEWRHRRHYLHLLVDAEDDEVCTTVVATELRQWRLRPWDELLLTAEKDGRPGHNNTTLIACEMTMSCSLAKAPASASDGPVGYKLMKLWEPASVRSPDMCILAAPHTEPEVQLFTVEHTTGTPRLVVRFPLVAPSGGNSGAAPTAQEVSVMCTSPDGRWVAVGLSCGAVSLFSIGAAYHAWQRQQQQHQTDAALVCRPTCVYTSLMPTPGMSAAPLRSLTFHRDGLFLFALGSCLLCWRLPDAASVTLQTDAAEAVRNTADGQYLCSNTPTCLAVLPPPTPCMSGAELPRNIAEVAVGDDTGRVTLLTLWRQLS, encoded by the coding sequence ATGCACAGCGTtcccgcggcagctgcgtctCATGTTGCCGCGGTCAACTCCGCCGTAGCGCGCGGCGCTGAGGCGTCCTCGGCCGCTGATCCCTCAACGGCAAGCGAGTTCGAagcgtgctgccgcgcccTCAGTCACAAAGTCAATAAGGCTGTTGTGGAGCAGCTCCCAGTGCTAGAGAATGGCACCGTTGTGGACCTCTCACACAACTACGTTGGCGCCGCCGGGTTCCAAGCGATTGCGGTTATTCTTCAGCACAATCCAAACGTAACCGAGGTACGCGCACCGCGCAATGGCCTCACGAACGACGCGGTCGTTCTCTTCTGTCGAGCCATGCGagggcaccagcagctgtCCGCGTTGGACTTGTCCGACAACCCGGACGTTTCGTTGGCCGGCGGGCTGGCCCTTGTGAACTTGGCACAACAGACACCGTCCCTGCGTGTGGTAAAGCTGAAGGGCACACATGTACTTGCAGCGGTGTTCGATAAGCTGACTCGCGCTCTCGAGTACAATGCATCGCACCACGGCACCACCTCGCCCAGCGTTGTCGCCGCACTGTCGACCGCAGCTGTGGTTGCCTcatcgtcgacgtcgccatcaagcgctgctgtggcgatGGCGGACGAAGCACGGACACTGCAGACTCTTCGCGCACGtgtggaggcggcactgGAGGAGGGCTATCTAATCCCGCCAGCATCCCCGCAAACAGGCTGGCGTGTTCTCGATGTGCCCATTCTGGCACCCCCGCTGTTGTTCGACAACGAGGTGTGTCTGTTGTGCAACGAGGTGTTCCCGCGACTCAACCAGGAGTTCGCCTCGCACCGTGTTATTCTCTgccccgtcgtcgtcggcggcggtgcaaaGGCCGTCGAAGACAATGACAAGGCCAGTGCTAGCGCGGTGTGGCTGCGGCCTCACCGCACAGCCGGGTCGTACAACCGTGCACTGCACTTCCGCCCAGCCAGTGACATTACCTCCATCGTTGAGCGCGGGCGGTTTGTGACTATCGAGCTCATTGGCGACCTCTCCGGCGACTACGCGCAACTCGGGGCGAGTGCCATGCTGAGGTTGCAGGGTATCCCGCAGTCTGCCCCCCAACGCGTCGAAAGCCATGACGACGAAGAGCCtgaggaggccgccgcgccgcttcAGCCAGTGCTGTACGAAGCGCACGAAGCCGCGCTGCGGTACACTCGATGGCTGATcgtggcgacgcggcgcgaCACGCGGACGCTTAAGGTGCCTGCCGCGCTAGCGCCACTGCTCACCGCCGACCCGATCATCGCACACCCAGACCGCCACCGGagcgtcgtgcgcgcggttTTCGTCGGCGACGAGGGCCCGTCCCCGAGCGTTGCGGGGCCAGCGAAGGTAGCTGAAGGCTGCAGGACAGGGACAACATCGGCACCCGGTGCCATCCCCACCTCGCTTGAGTGGGACTACGCAACGGAAGAATACCAATGGAGGCGGCACGTGGACTGGCGGGAGCATGTTGTGgccacggcgccggtggcggagCTCGTCATTCCGCAGTACACGGCCACCTTTGACTGTATAGACGCACAGGGTGGCGTGCGACTGAAGCACCTTGACGGGTTCCAGACGGCCGTGTATGCGCGACTCCGCACTGTTTTGGAGgcctgcgtcgccgctgagGCGAGTAAGCGTGAAGCCAGGGAGGCAGCTGAGTCGGACGCCGGGGTAACGTCACTGAGCCGACTGCTACGGAGCATCGGAACGCAACGGGCGTGGGACACAACGTATATACAGGCGCTGGCCGCTTCCAGTAGCGGCGCGGCGAAGAAGAACCTCATGAACCGCATGATACTCTACGCTGCGAACCCGCCTAGCCGCAACATGCTGCTTTTGCACGGCACGgacgccgcctcgctcgcgaGTCTCAtggcgcgcggcgccgcccgccTGCAGACGCTTCAGCACGCGTACACGTTGGCAGTCTACACGGCACGCTCAGCTCTTCTGCACGAGGAGCCGACAGAGCTTCGCAGCGTTATGACCCACGTTGTGTCTCAGCTGACAAaggacgcggcggtgctgcgctaCGTGAATGCAGAGGTCGACATCGAGCGCTTGAGCGGGTTCTTCCTGCAGGTCATATCCGGCTCTCTGGCTAGTAAGAAAGTCGTCAGGCCGGCGCATGCCAGCGCtgcgacgacagcagcggccagAGCCATGTGCGAGGCAGGGCTGCCCGGGTACGTGGCCCAGTACACCTTGAACACGGACGAGGAAGCCAGCGCTGGCAACACGGCCTCCACCCACGCCTTTGTCGTCCTGCTGGATGGCTTGGAAGAGTTGGCGATGCCGGTGCAGCCATGTGGTGCCCTCGTGCACCCGCcaaggagcagcggcaacattgctggtggcggcggcgccgagccATCCAGCTGGTCGACAGAGAGGCCTGCTCAGATGCCTTGTTCGGCGGCCCCGTCAGGTGCGACGTCCAAGACTCAGCCGAAGCCACCGAAAACGCTACTGGACTGGCTGCTGCCTCGTGCACTGGCTCGCTACGTTCGCCTCATCGCCAGCTGTGTGtcgagcagcgctgcctttTCGTCGTTCTGCCACCTTGGTCGTGATAGTGTGGACATGCTTGGCTTTGGGGCGGTGTCGGCGAACGAGGTGGAGCAGTACCTGTCCCCGGCGTCCCTCGCGCGCGTTGGCCTTGTCTTGTCAGAGGACGAATACGAGTGCGCTCGCAGCAAGCGCGATGCCCCGATTGCGGAATACATGAACTACCTGCTAGACGCCGCACGCAGCGTGCATGAGGCACCTGGTTTTCTGACGCAGATGCAAGTGATTCAGACGTTCCCGGAAACCCTTCAGGAGGCTGCGCAGGGCGTGTACGATCGCCTTGTGCACAAGTTCGGCCTCCCCGTCACCTGCAATGTTCTGGGGTTGCTGATGGCGTCCCGGTGGGGCCTGTTgctgccggagctgcgcgatCTTTTGCCTAGTTTGTCCATGTGTCGactgcaggagctgctgcggttgctgcggcccgccctcgagcagcaggCACCGgttgcggcagcggagatgatgggcgtcggcagcggcaacgtgCTGCTTGGTGCTGTACGCCTGACCGCCCCGTCGTTCCTCGAGGTGGTGCAACGCGAGTCCCTTCAGCGAGTCACGGATGAGCTGCAGGTCGAGAACGATCAGCGCATCTGGCATACGCGCCTGGCACAGTACTATCTCTCTATTGTCTATCGATGGCTGCAAcctggtgcggcggcggacgggGTGCCCGCCAAGGTGCGTCGCGTGAACGACGCGTCGGCTGCTGAGGCGTACGTTTGCCCTGAAACGCAGGCGCTGCATCGACGCGCCATGAAGGAGGTTATTTACCACATGACGCAGAGCGGCGACTTCTGGTCGAGGATGGATGTGACGGTCTTGTCCGTGCCTTTCATGGAGCAGGTGTACGAGCTCGGGCTGGGCTACGCCTACTTGCGCGACCTAACGGCGGCCTTCAACGAGCGCtaccagcgccacctccttaGTGAGGACATCGGGGAGCCGTCGTGGCAGCAGTACCCGCTCGTCGCTGAAAACGGCGGAGCCAAGATCACCGCGATGGCGGCAGACGAGGCACAGGCGAGCGGCACTCCCGGCTCGGCCGAGTCGAGCCGCTACGCCCTTCCTGCAGTGCTGATTCGCATGCGCGACTATATCTGCTTTGCCCGCCAGTACGGCCTGCTTCTGTCCCTGCATCCAACCCTCGTGGCGCAAGTCGCGTTGCAGCTCCCGGCGAGCCTCCTGAACGCTGTCCAGCGTGATACCGTCACGTTCCTCTGCCGTCAGCTGCAGGACAACGGCGGATTGAGGGGGAGCAGGGCATCTCTGTCGCGTGTCTTCTTCTCCATGACGTCCGCAGCAGCTAAAACAGAAGGGAAGCAGCCAACTCATCTGCGCCCCATCACGTGCGCCGCCTTCCTGCCGAATCGGCTCTTCGTGGTGACGGCTAGCAGTGATCGCTCGCTGGCGTGGGTGAATCCAGAGAGCGGAAAGGTGGCGTGGTACGCCCGGCAaccgacggcagcggtggagtCGCTCACGGTGTGCCGCACCAGCGCTTACGTTGCTGCCTTGTCGGAGGATCGCACGGTGTGGGTGTACGACGGCCTGCAGGGCACTCTCGTCTCGCAGTGCCGCGGAAGCAAGTGGTTTGATGCCCCCATCGCGTCCCTCACATTCTCGGCTAGGGGTCGCTATCTCTGGGTCGTGACAACggacgcgcgcgtgcgctgcttTGCCTGCGAGTCTGGCCAGCTGCGGTGCACGATGAGCTTGtcgaagctgctgcaggtgtgcgtcGATGAGGTATCGGCCAACGGGGAGATGACGCAGCTGGTGGGTGCAGGGGCTaccgcggcagaggaggggatgCCCCTCGCCTCTGGTGAgtggcgtcatcgccgccattACCTGCACTTGCTCGTagacgccgaggacgacgaggtgTGCACGACGGTCGTGGcgacggagctgcggcagtggcgtcTGCGTCCGTGGGATGAGCTACTTCTGACGGCAGAGAAAGATGGCCGGCCAGGGCACAACAACACAACCCTCATTGCGTGTGAGATGACCATGAGCTGCTCTCTTGCCAAGGCGCCAGCAAGTGCCTCGGATGGCCCGGTGGGGTATAAGCTCATGAAGTTATGGGAGCCAGCTAGCGTGCGGTCGCCCGACATGTGTATTCTGGCGGCGCCACACACCGAACCCGAGGTGCAGCTATTCACGGTGGAACACACCACTGGAACTCCGCGGCTGGTGGTGCGGTTCCCGCTTGTCGCGCCTTCCGGCGGCAACTCAGGCGCGGCACCAACGGCACAGGAAGTCTCCGTGATGTGCACGTCGCCGGACGGTCGATGGGTCGCCGTCGGGTTGAGTTGCGGCGCTGTCAGCCTCTTCTCCATCGGCGCTGCGTATCACGCGtggcagaggcagcagcagcagcaccagacGGACGCAGCCCTGGTGTGTAGGCCGACGTGCGTCTACACGAGTCTGATGCCGACACCAGGTATGTCGGCAGCTCCGCTGCGCTCTCTTACGTTTCACCGCGATGgcctctttttgtttgcaCTTGGCAGCTGCCTTCTCTGCTGGCGCCTGCCCGACGCCGCCTCTGTGACGCTCCAGACCGACGCAGCGGAGGCCGTGCGCAACACCGCAGATGGCCAGTACTTGTGCTCAAACACACCGACGTGTCTTGCcgtgctgccaccaccgacgcCATGCATGAGCGGTGCGGAGCTGCCTAGAAATATCGCTGAAGTGGCCGTCGGCGATGACACGGGCCGCGTGACTCTGCTCACGTTGTGGCGGCAGCTCAgctag
- a CDS encoding putative ubiquitin hydrolase (previous protein_id=AAZ14465.1) yields MSDTTGTSSVHSQRQRCNIVMQRRRRLCSKSSTVRSSAQRISRKPSAVDAPAAASTVVPASPVLALQKLGSARKAARDTYGNTTPKANGLHGYGQRSRASPGDGNNVDTALEHTSLPATNRSDELPNVFGTDSSSTARVSTLHDDSHVCPDSASTKGPLKGASGAMARDALSFDVYGGPDVFKPHPLRLLRGPRRGAGSGSAESTSAAEEGSLCKQTCGAAFNNAGAAERGTRGRSLLAYSCNAATQDKTTPPPSAHLNQPSKGSYPSSTPAAKGFPPRNVSENLGGTIRAIATINNADSSNVLASPPLPVSHRPSVGSDDDAASITSARQPVRGRDEAGAARALLVVPQLFHRNGSTPPYQHLSPVCGSLPSQSQAGMMTVAETKSTGSVDSFSDKGSFSSRALRVEPQVPPMRPSGSAGATKKSLLSTSTRSGGSASTKVPSAHSIARLHAAPIPLRNFGATCYLNSVVQCLLCTPGLLRKLNIDRQRIVRECEGRRRSEAKQKPDDTEGQSCAERKAPATSSLIDLGTACAAHHVAVQQLLVSLKAACAECNNEFSSNGQKDAHEFLITLLGVIDKEVCRSKPGNQETFRDFEDEKKSDVYARWVSWMQQENDSTVYDLFGGITGCTVKCSSCDLTSYRFEVLLHISLPISYRSRSQGGGTDIELSDGKFDGKATPKGVATADELLREMFFSERGESLNGPMQVTCERCKQLRDKRIWYSMEYWPPIVVLHLKRFNNAGVKDETAVVFPYTFHPHRCVKYQLYSVCCHRGTCSSGHYTAYTYVQADDKKSVARKKAPTVAAFSDIYHPLLKGTRSDRIFSPQTLPRRGGAGIFGWFDGVGIRNGGSNARASSEALSPKRNGRADGKDRVRSAGRTAKAGKWYLCNDKNITEVTALDVLSMTKEAYILFYRRVDDGDGTII; encoded by the coding sequence ATGTCGGACACCACCGGCACATCTTCCGTGCATAGTCAGCGGCAAAGATGCAACATAGTGATGCAGCGAAGGCGTCGCCTCTGCTCCAAGTCTTCTACTGTGCGCTCGTCTGCGCAGCGAATCTCTCGGAAGCCGAGCGCCGTCGAtgcacctgctgccgcctccaccgtgGTGCCGGCCTCCCCCGTTTTGGCGTTGCAGAAGCTCGGTTCTGCGAGAAAAGCTGCAAGAGACACGTACGGCAACACCACGCCCAAAGCAAACGGTCTTCACGGGTACGGCCAACGGTCTCGAGCGTCGCCCGGCGATGGGAACAATGTCGACACTGCCCTAGAGCACACATCTCTGCCTGCGACCAACAGGAGTGACGAGTTGCCAAACGTCTTCGGCACCGACTCGTCGTCTACTGCACGAGTTTCCACTCTTCACGACGATTCACATGTGTGCCCGGACAGCGCATCGACAAAAGGGCCGCTGAAGGGCGCCTCAGGGGCTAtggcgcgcgacgcgctgtCGTTTGATGTGTATGGGGGGCCCGATGTGTTCAAACCTCACcctctgcggctgctgagGGGGCCAAGGCGAGGTGCTGGGAGCGGGTCTGCCGAATCCACCTCGGCAGCTGAAGAGGGGTCACTCTGCAAGCAAACCTGCGGTGCTGCGTTCAACAatgctggcgctgcagagcgcgGAACCAGGGGCCGGTCCCTTCTCGCTTACTCGTGCAATGCGGCGACGCAGGACAAGACGACGCCGCCCCCGAGTGCGCACCTGAACCAGCCTTCAAAAGGCAGCTACCCTTCTAGCACTCCCGCAGCGAAAGGATTCCCTCCCCGGAACGTCTCAGAGAATCTGGGCGGCACCATTAGGGCGATAGCAACCATAAACAATGCCGACTCAAGCAATGTGCTTGCCTCTCCTCCACTACCCGTTTCTCACAGGCCCAGTGTAGGATCTGATGATGATGCAGCATCCATCACCAGTGCGAGACAGCCTGTGCGAGGGCGGGATGAGGCAGGCGCGGCAAGAGCGTTgttggtggtgccgcagctgttTCATCGCAACGGGTCTACGCCACCTTATCAACACCTCTCTCCCGTTTGCGGGTCCCTTCCCTCGCAGTCACAGGCGGGCATGATGACTGTGGCCGAGACGAAAAGCACGGGGAGCGTCGACTCTTTTTCCGACAAAGGATCGTTTTCCTCTCGAGCACTGCGCGTCGAGCCTCAAGTTCCGCCAATGCGACCGTCAGGATCTGCAGGGGCGACCAAGAAGTCATTGTTGTCGACGTCGACCCGTAGCGGTGGGTCTGCCAGTACGAAGGTGCCGTCGGCGCACTCCATCGCTCGACTGCACGCCGCGCCGATTCCGCTGCGCAATTTCGGTGCGACGTGCTATCTGAACTCGGTCGTGCAGTGCCTGCTATGTACGCCTGGCCTGCTCCGCAAGTTGAACATTGACCGTCAACGCATCGTGCGCGAATGTGAGGGGAGGCGCCGCTCCGAGGCGAAGCAAAAGCCGGACGACACCGAAGGGCAAAGCTGTGCAGAGCGCAAAGCCCCGGCAACGTCTTCACTGATTGATTTGGGCACCGCATGCGCCGCGCACCACGTCGCGGTTCAGCAGCTTCTTGTCAGCCTCAAGGCGGCTTGTGCGGAGTGTAACAATGAGTTTTCGTCTAATGGGCAGAAGGACGCGCATGAGTTTCTCATCACGTTGCTGGGGGTGATCGACAAGGAGGTTTGCCGCAGCAAGCCAGGTAACCAGGAAACCTTCAGAGACTTTGAAGATGAGAAAAAGAGTGATGTGTACGCGCGATGGGTGAGCTGGATGCAGCAGGAAAACGACTCGACCGTGTACGACCTTTTCGGCGGAATCACCGGCTGCACCGTCAAGTGCTCTAGCTGCGACCTGACCTCCTACCGCTTTGAAGTGTTGCTGCACATCTCCTTGCCCATATCTTACCGTTCCCGCTCACAGGGCGGCGGAACCGACATCGAGTTGTCCGACGGGAAGTTCGACGGCAAGGCGACGCCTAAAGGGGTCGCTACCGcggacgagctgctgcgcgagatgTTCTTTAGCGAGCGCGGGGAGTCCCTGAATGGGCCGATGCAGGTGACGTGCGAGCGTTGCAAGCAGCTGCGAGACAAACGCATATGGTATTCAATGGAGTATTGGCCGCCGATCGTGGTGCTTCATCTGAAGCGTTTCAACAACGCCGGAGTCAAGGAtgagacggcggtggtgtttCCGTACACGTTTCACCCGCACCGGTGCGTCAAGTATCAGCTGTACAGCGTCTGCTGCCACCGTGGCACTTGCTCCTCCGGGCACTACACGGCGTACACTTACGTGCAGGCGGATGACAAGAAATCCGTAGCGCGCAAAAAGGCCCCCACGGTTGCGGCATTCTCCGATATATACCACCCCTTACTGAAAGGCACGCGAAGCGATCGCATCTTCAGCCCCCAGACACTTCCGCGCAGGGGTGGCGCCGGTATCTTCGGCTGGTTCGACGGTGTCGGCATAAGAAACGGCGGCAGTAATGCACGGGCTAGTAGTGAGGCATTGAGTCCCAAAAGAAACGGAAGGGCTGATGGGAAAGATCGAGTCCGTTCGGCAGGGAGGACGGCGAAGGCTGGCAAGTGGTATCTCTGCAACGACAAAAACATCACCGAGGTGACAGCGCTGGACGTGCTGTCGATGACGAAGGAGGCATACATCCTTTTCTACCGGCGCGTTGATGATGGGGACGGGACGATCATCTGA